Proteins co-encoded in one Gossypium arboreum isolate Shixiya-1 chromosome 11, ASM2569848v2, whole genome shotgun sequence genomic window:
- the LOC128283863 gene encoding uncharacterized protein LOC128283863 — translation MSDLRAMFACLSLFDDGSLLAELQGESGTTFDFGLNNNGVLCFQGRIYVPNDSDLRQSILREVHSSPYVMHPGGTDFVTQCLTCQQVKNKYQLPSGLLQPVKIPLWKYERVTIGFINKLPLTPTKKDSVWTDYSLQKLAKLYISEIMKLYGTDGQSERVIQILKDMLRSCVINFRGSEKDYLQLAEFAYNNNFQSNIQMAPYEALYGCKCRTSLY, via the exons ATGTCTGATTTAAGGGCGATGTTTGCTTGTCTTAGTTTGTTTGACGATGGGAgtttgttggctgagttgcag GGTGAGAGTGGTACTACTTttgattttgggttaaataataaTGGTGTGCTATGTTTTCAAGGACGGATCTATGTGCCAAATGATTCTGATTTGAGACAGTCGATTCTGAGggaggtgcatagtagcccttatgttaTGCATCCCGGTGGTACTGATTTTGTTACTCAATGTCTGACGTGTCAGCAAGTTAAGAATAAGTATCAGTTGCCTTCGGGTTTgttgcagccagttaagattcccttatggaaataTGAACGTGTGACGATAGGCTTCATTAATaagttacctttgacacccactaagaaggactcTGTTTGG ACGGACTATTCTCTACAAAAGCTAGCGAAGCTCTACATTTCAGAGATTATGAAACTGTATGGG acagatggtcaatcggaaagggtgattcagatactgaaggACATGCTTCGGAGTTGCGTGATTAATTTTCGAGGTAGTGAGAAGGATTATCTGCAGTTagcagagtttgcctacaataacaactTCCAGTCTaatattcagatggcaccttacgaggcattatatggttgtAAATGTCGTACTTCGCTGTAttag